From Peromyscus eremicus chromosome 3, PerEre_H2_v1, whole genome shotgun sequence, one genomic window encodes:
- the Mfap5 gene encoding microfibrillar-associated protein 5 isoform X2, which yields MPFFGPKALLLVMALIIPSGWLPLGVRGQRGDDVIQSFTEDPNLVNDPSTDETASAGDRNATAECRDEKFACTRLYSVHRPVKQCVHQVCFTSLRRMYIINNEICSRLVCKEHEAMKDELCRQMAGLPPRRLRRSNYFRLPPCENMNLQRPNGL from the exons ATGCCGTTCTTCGGGCCCAAGGCgctgctgcttgtcatggcactCATTATTCCCTCTG GCTGGCTACCCCTAGGGGTCCGTGGTCAACGAGGAG atgATGTGATCCAATCGTTCACAGAAGATCCTA ATCTGGTGAACGACCCTTCTACAGACGAAACAG CCTCAGCCGGTGATAGAAATGCTACCGCAG AGTGCCGGGATGAGAAATTTGCTTGCACAAGACTGTACTCTGTCCATCGGCCAGTAAAGCAGTGCGTTCATCAGGTCTGTTTCACCAG TTTACGGCGCATGTACATCATCAACAATGAGATCTGTTCCCGACTTGTCTGTAAAGAACATGAAGCTATGAAAG ATGAGCTTTGCCGGCAAATGGCCGGCCTGCCTCCAAGACGACTCCGCCGCTCCAACTACTTCCGACTTCCTCCCTGTGAAAACATGAATTTGCAGAGACCCAACGGTCTGTGA
- the Mfap5 gene encoding microfibrillar-associated protein 5 isoform X1 has protein sequence MPFFGPKALLLVMALIIPSGWLPLGVRGQRGDDVIQSFTEDPNLVNDPSTDETVLADITPSTDDLASAGDRNATAECRDEKFACTRLYSVHRPVKQCVHQVCFTSLRRMYIINNEICSRLVCKEHEAMKDELCRQMAGLPPRRLRRSNYFRLPPCENMNLQRPNGL, from the exons ATGCCGTTCTTCGGGCCCAAGGCgctgctgcttgtcatggcactCATTATTCCCTCTG GCTGGCTACCCCTAGGGGTCCGTGGTCAACGAGGAG atgATGTGATCCAATCGTTCACAGAAGATCCTA ATCTGGTGAACGACCCTTCTACAGACGAAACAG TTCTGGCTGATATCACACCTTCCACAGATGACCTGG CCTCAGCCGGTGATAGAAATGCTACCGCAG AGTGCCGGGATGAGAAATTTGCTTGCACAAGACTGTACTCTGTCCATCGGCCAGTAAAGCAGTGCGTTCATCAGGTCTGTTTCACCAG TTTACGGCGCATGTACATCATCAACAATGAGATCTGTTCCCGACTTGTCTGTAAAGAACATGAAGCTATGAAAG ATGAGCTTTGCCGGCAAATGGCCGGCCTGCCTCCAAGACGACTCCGCCGCTCCAACTACTTCCGACTTCCTCCCTGTGAAAACATGAATTTGCAGAGACCCAACGGTCTGTGA